The following proteins are encoded in a genomic region of Hippocampus zosterae strain Florida chromosome 2, ASM2543408v3, whole genome shotgun sequence:
- the gemin8 gene encoding gem-associated protein 8 isoform X2, with protein MEDASAQMSWFSSPVYSRYWQHYQQAMAWHQRHKRAYQKALEAAYGPIYHRQRKRYADWHAWESEGEEGASSSDTQIECDVSNMEISEELRQYFAQTEKHREELRRQQQLDAEQQDSYIPADQDLRDTSRQASVAPPSERPGERRGAEMKKLYGEDAAKILAMEAAMQLTFDRNCDLKQPKYWPVIPLKL; from the exons ATG GAGGACGCAAGTGCTCAAATGTCCTGGTTTTCCAGCCCTGTGTACAGTCGATACTGGCAGCATTACCAGCAGGCAATGGCCTGGCACCAGAGGCACAAGCGAGCCTACCAGAAGGCCTTAGAGGCTGCTTACGGCCCCATCTACCACCGCCAGAGAAAGCGCTACGCAGACTGGCATGCATGGGAAAGTGAAGGAGAAGAAGGGGCGAGTAGCTCGGACACTCAGATCGAATGCGACGTCAGTAACATGGAAATTAGTGAGGAGCTTCGGCAGTATTTTGCCCAGACAGAGAAACATAGAGAGGAATTAA GGAGGCAGCAACAACTAGATGCCGAGCAACAGGACAGCTACATCCCAGCAGATCAGGACCTGCGTGACACCTCACGGCAAGCCAGTGTGGCCCCGCCCTCTGAGCGGCCAGGTGAGAGGCGTGGGGCCGAGATGAAGAAGCTGTATGGTGAGGATGCAGCCAAGATCTTGGCCATGGAGGCGGCGATGCAGCTCACTTTTGACAGAAACTGTGACCTGAAGCAACCCAAGTACTGGCCCGTCATCCCCCTCAAACTTTAG
- the LOC127595458 gene encoding OX-2 membrane glycoprotein-like isoform X1: protein MWRQLFLTYLLLKVSSPHITSLGDTTVEYGKDAYYKCELQNQKDVHQITWQKRLRDNPVENLGSYSELSGQHINELYQGKVILNETSLSSVSLILKNVTWADECCYICIFNVYPGDSKRKQKCLTVQGISELKAKVYNPEIELADGTATVVFSCSATGKPAPTIRWRFSPNSTVLHQMTPTTVANRDGTFTRSQNVTLHLTESWDGHAECVVQSGSRGERMKRVTFSWDAGQEKMVEDRETGGGVSKPGQSLLVIVVAVAAAFGMALVPVIIIVKALKR from the exons ATGTGGCGGCAGTTGTTTCTCACGTACTTGCTTCTGAAAG TTTCCAGTCCGCATATAACCAGTTTGGGGGACACAACAGTGGAGTATGGCAAAGATGCATACTACAAGTGTGAGCTTCAGAACCAGAAGG ATGTTCACCAGATCACGTGGCAGAAGCGTCTACGGGATAATCCCGTTGAGAATCTCGGGTCCTACAGTGAGCTGTCTGGCCAGCACATCAATGAGCTGTACCAGGGAAAGGTGATTCTCAATGAGACATCCCTCAGCTCAGTGTCCCTCATCCTAAAGAACGTCACATGGGCGGATGAGTGTTGTTACATTTGCATCTTCAATGTGTACCCAGGAGACTCCAAAAGAAAGCAGAAATGCCTCACCGTGCAAG GAATATCTGAGTTGAAAGCTAAGGTATACAATCCTGAAATCGAGCTTGCGGATGGAACAGCAACAGTTGTGTTCAGCTGCTCCGCCACCGGGAAACCAGCACCAACCATCCGCTGGCGCTTCTCGCCAAATTCCACCGTTTTGCACCAGATGACGCCCACCACAGTAGCCAACCGCGACGGCACCTTCACCAGGAGTCAGAATGTCACGTTGCACTTGACCGAGAGTTGGGACGGACATGCAGAATGTGTGGTGCAGAGCGGCAGTCGGGGCGAAAGGATGAAAAGGGTCACCTTTTCCTGGGATGCTGGCCAGGAGAAGATGGTGGAAGACAGAGAGACTG GTGGAGGAGTGTCAAAACCCGGACAGTCTCTTTTGGTCattgtggttgctgttgctgctgcttttgGAATGGCCCTAGTACCGGTAATCATCATTGTAAAAGCACTGAAAAGGTGA
- the gemin8 gene encoding gem-associated protein 8 isoform X1 encodes MGGTGTICIILGAMFFIKYNFIVKCAEDASAQMSWFSSPVYSRYWQHYQQAMAWHQRHKRAYQKALEAAYGPIYHRQRKRYADWHAWESEGEEGASSSDTQIECDVSNMEISEELRQYFAQTEKHREELRRQQQLDAEQQDSYIPADQDLRDTSRQASVAPPSERPGERRGAEMKKLYGEDAAKILAMEAAMQLTFDRNCDLKQPKYWPVIPLKL; translated from the exons ATG GGGGGGACTGGCACAATATGTATCATTCTCGGAGCCATGTTCttcatcaagtacaactttattgtcaaatgtgca GAGGACGCAAGTGCTCAAATGTCCTGGTTTTCCAGCCCTGTGTACAGTCGATACTGGCAGCATTACCAGCAGGCAATGGCCTGGCACCAGAGGCACAAGCGAGCCTACCAGAAGGCCTTAGAGGCTGCTTACGGCCCCATCTACCACCGCCAGAGAAAGCGCTACGCAGACTGGCATGCATGGGAAAGTGAAGGAGAAGAAGGGGCGAGTAGCTCGGACACTCAGATCGAATGCGACGTCAGTAACATGGAAATTAGTGAGGAGCTTCGGCAGTATTTTGCCCAGACAGAGAAACATAGAGAGGAATTAA GGAGGCAGCAACAACTAGATGCCGAGCAACAGGACAGCTACATCCCAGCAGATCAGGACCTGCGTGACACCTCACGGCAAGCCAGTGTGGCCCCGCCCTCTGAGCGGCCAGGTGAGAGGCGTGGGGCCGAGATGAAGAAGCTGTATGGTGAGGATGCAGCCAAGATCTTGGCCATGGAGGCGGCGATGCAGCTCACTTTTGACAGAAACTGTGACCTGAAGCAACCCAAGTACTGGCCCGTCATCCCCCTCAAACTTTAG
- the LOC127595458 gene encoding uncharacterized protein LOC127595458 isoform X2 codes for MWRQLFLTYLLLKVSSPHITSLGDTTVEYGKDAYYKCELQNQKGDSKRKQKCLTVQGISELKAKVYNPEIELADGTATVVFSCSATGKPAPTIRWRFSPNSTVLHQMTPTTVANRDGTFTRSQNVTLHLTESWDGHAECVVQSGSRGERMKRVTFSWDAGQEKMVEDRETGGGVSKPGQSLLVIVVAVAAAFGMALVPVIIIVKALKR; via the exons ATGTGGCGGCAGTTGTTTCTCACGTACTTGCTTCTGAAAG TTTCCAGTCCGCATATAACCAGTTTGGGGGACACAACAGTGGAGTATGGCAAAGATGCATACTACAAGTGTGAGCTTCAGAACCAGAAGG GAGACTCCAAAAGAAAGCAGAAATGCCTCACCGTGCAAG GAATATCTGAGTTGAAAGCTAAGGTATACAATCCTGAAATCGAGCTTGCGGATGGAACAGCAACAGTTGTGTTCAGCTGCTCCGCCACCGGGAAACCAGCACCAACCATCCGCTGGCGCTTCTCGCCAAATTCCACCGTTTTGCACCAGATGACGCCCACCACAGTAGCCAACCGCGACGGCACCTTCACCAGGAGTCAGAATGTCACGTTGCACTTGACCGAGAGTTGGGACGGACATGCAGAATGTGTGGTGCAGAGCGGCAGTCGGGGCGAAAGGATGAAAAGGGTCACCTTTTCCTGGGATGCTGGCCAGGAGAAGATGGTGGAAGACAGAGAGACTG GTGGAGGAGTGTCAAAACCCGGACAGTCTCTTTTGGTCattgtggttgctgttgctgctgcttttgGAATGGCCCTAGTACCGGTAATCATCATTGTAAAAGCACTGAAAAGGTGA